GGGATCGGGCGGGGCGGGAGAGCGGAGCACGTGATACTTCTGGCGCCAAGCGGCGAGCAAAGACGAAACGCCAACGAAATACGGCAGGGCGCGAGGCCCTGCCGTACGGCTGGCGAGTCAGCGAAAATTCACGGCGCCGACGAGTGGCTAAGGCGTCGGTCGGGGATCAGTGCCCGCCCACGATCTGAACGATCACGCCCGAACCGTTGACCAGCAGGAAGTCGCCGCCCACGCCGACCCAGTGGTGGCCGCGTTTCGGCGCGTCGAGATGGTACTGACGGTAGTCGTCGACGCGGTATTGCGCATCGCGGTATTGCTGCGGCACGCGATCGCCCTTGCGCCAGTCGGGATGTTGCCACCCGGAATCGTCGCCGGGGCCACGTTGGGCCTGCGGGGGCGGTCCGCCGTGCGGACCCTTCTTCGGACCATGACCCGGAGGACCACCGTGTGGGCCACCCGGCTGATGTCCCGGGGGCGGGCCACCCATACCGCCCATACCGCCCATACCACCCTGAGGTGGCGGGCCGCCCTGTGCCAGGGCGAGAGAAGAGGAAACCGCCAGACCGGCGGCGAGGCACAGCGACAGTGTCTTGCGCATCTTCATTATTTGCACTCCTTATCGTAGGGTCGAGGGACCGAACGCGGGGGAAGCATTCGAGATGACTTGCCAGCGACGGCCGACGCCTTCGCACCGTTCGCATCGCGCACAAAACAGCGCAAATGGCGAAAACGAGGCTCAAAAGACGAAAGCCGTGCGTCCATCCTACCATCGCAGCGCAAAAAAAAGCCCGGACATGCCGGGTGTCGTTTGACATAGGGCATGCGCCGGGCAAGCAGGGACGCAGGGAAGAAACCTGTTGGACGGGGCTCGACGGTGCGCGCGCACCGCATGAGGCGCATCGAGACCGGCGGCTCGCCAGGCGCGCGTCGGGGGCAGGTCGGCGCGCCTCTCGTCTTGGGGGCACGAGCGCGGCCGCCGGTTCGATGCATCCATCGCTGCGCGACGTTCCCGGGGGGAAGAACGCCGCGCCTGCCGCCGGGACTGTCGTTCAACACAACATGCCCCGACGTTTCACGACGCGTTTGAACGCGCCGCGATACTACTCAACTCACGGTCTTGCTACTCAGTTCCGCTACTCAGTCCCGTTAGCTACTCAGCGGGCCGCGACCGTTGCACCGGCCGCGTTCGCCGTGGGTACGGCTGGCGCGGCGCCGTCGGCGGGCGTCTTGGGCAAATCGCCCCAGCCGCCGCCCAGTGCGCGGATCAGGTTGACGGTCGACACGGCTTGCGCCCCGGCGAGTTGAACAGCGCTGCGACGCGATTGCAGTACCGTGCGCTCGGCGTCGATCACATCCAGATAGGCAATCGAGCCTTCCTGATACTGCGTACGCGAGAGCTGCGCGGCACGGCCCGACGCCTTCACGGCATCGTCCTGCGCACGCGTTTGCTGCGCAAGCAGACGCAGATTCGACAGGTTGTCTTCGACTTCCTGGAACGCCACGAGCACTTGCTGCCGGTAGTTCGCGACGTCTTCTTCGTACTGCGCACGGGCACGCGACAGATTGCCGCTACGTGCACCGCCATCGAAAATCGGCATCGAGAGCAGACCACCGACAACCGGTCCCAGCAGGAACGTACGGCTCGACCAGTTGAACAGATCGCCCAGCGTGGCGGCTTCGAATCCGCCCGAACCGGTCAGCGACAGCGACGGGAAGAACGCGGCCTTTGCGACACCGATGCGCGCATTCGCTGCGGCCATCGCACGCTCGGCGGCCGCGATGTCCGGGCGACGCTCAAGCAATGCCGACGGCAGACCCGCGGGGACCTGCACGGTGACGGGCACGAGCGGCGAGGGCGCGAACGAGAACTCCGCCGGCGTCTTGCCCAGCAGAATCGCCAGGCTGTGTTCGGACGCGGCACGCAGACGCGCAACCGCCAGCGCGTCGGACTGCGCCGTGGCCAGTTCGGCCTTGGCACGGGCGACGTCCAACTCGCCAATATCGCCTTCGGTGAAGCGTCGCTGTACCAGCTTCAGTGCTTCTTCTCGCAACGTGACCGTCTGCGTGTACAGCGCCTGTTCGGCATCGAGTTCGCGCAGATTGAAGTAGTTCTGCGCGACGTCGGCTTGCAATGCGAGCTGCACCGAACGGTACAACGCTTCGCTTTGTTCAGCGTCGGCGCGGGCAGCGGCGACGTTGTCCGACACACGGCCAAACAGATCGACTTCATAGCCCACGCTCGCTTGCGCACGCCACAGCGTGTACGGCGCGATGTTCGTGCCGTCCGGCTGTAACTGCGAGGCGGGCGAGATCTTCTGACGTGACGGGCCGAAGCCTGCGTCAAGCGTCGGGAAGAGCGCCGCGCGGGCCTGACGCTGCACGCCACGTGCTTCCTGCACGCGCGCGGCGGCCGCCTTCAGGTTCTGGTTAGCGGACAACGCATCGGCTTCCAGCTTGTCGAGCGTTGCGTCGCCGAACACCTTCCACCATTCGCCGCGCGCCAGCGCTTCCGACGGCTCAGCCGTCTTCCACGTGCCCGCTTCACCTGCGGGCAGTGCGGCTTCCTTGAATGCCGTCGGCGTACCCTTGTCGGTCACCGTCGGCACTTCGTATGTGGGAGCCATCGAGCAGCCCGCCACCACCAGCAGGGTGGCGAGCAAACCCGAGACGCCCAGACTTCTTTTCATCCATTGCGCTTGCATGATTGGCATCCTTCAGACTTCGGATTTGACGTTGGCGGGCATGGTCGAGGCGTGCGCGCTATGCAGCGGCTTCTTGCCCGCCAGCGTGCGCAGCAGCACGTAGAACACCGGCGTCAGGATCAGACCGAAACCGGTCACACCGATCATGCCGAAGAACACGGCCACACCCATGGCATGACGCATTTCCGAACCTGCACCCGTCGACGTCACCAGCGGCACCACACCCATGATGAACGCGATGGACGTCATCAGAATCGGGCGCAGGCGCAGACGGCTGGCTTCGATGGCGGCCGCGATGGCCGTACGACCTTGCATTTCCAGTTCCCGCGCAAACTCCACGATCAGAATCGCGTTCTTTGCGGATAGCCCCACCAGCACCATCAAACCGATCTGCGTGAAGATGTTGTTATCGCCTCGCGTGAGCCACACACCGAACAGCGCGGACATGATGCTCATCGGCACGATCATGATCACGGCGAGCGGCAGCGTCAGGCTTTCGTACTGCGCAGCCAGCACCAGGAACACCAGCAGCACCGAGATCGGGAATACCCACAGCGCGGAGTCGCCAGCGAGGATCTGCTGATATGTCAGGTCCGTCCATTCGAACTTCACACCGCGCGGCAACGTTTCCGCTGCGATACGTTCCACAGCCGCCTGTGCCTGACCCGACGAGTAACCCGGGGCCGGGCCGCCGTTGATGTCGGCAGCGGTGTAGCCGTTGTAACGCACCACCATTTCCGGACCGTACGTCGGCGAGACCTTCACCAGCGACGAGAGCGGGACCATGTCGCCATTGACGTTACGCGTCTTGAGCAGGCCGATGTCGTCGGCGTGCGCACGATACGGCGCGTCGGCTTGCACACGGACCTGGTACACGCGACCGAACTTGTTGAAGTCGTTCACGTACAGCGAGCCGAGGTAGATCTGCATGGTGTCGAACACGTCGGTGATCGGCACACCCAACTGCTTGGCCTTCACACGGTCGAGGTCGACGTTCAGTTGCGGCACGTTGATCTGGTACGACGAGAACGTCGGGCCCAGTTCCTTCGTCTGCGAAGCCTTCTTGATGAATGCCTGCGTCGCGTCGTTCAGCGCTTCGTAACCGAGGGCGCCACGGTCTTCCACTTGCAGCTTGAAGCCGCCGAGCGTACCCAGACCCAGCACCGGCGGGGGCGGGAACACCGCAATGAACGAGTCCTTGTTCTTCGCGTATTCGCCGTTGAGCTTCGCCGCGATGGCACCGGCCGAGAGCGACTTGTCCTTACGCTCGCTGAACGGCTTGAGCGTGACGAACACGATACCGGCCGACGACGAGTTGGTGAAACCGTTCACCGACAGACCCGGGAACGCCACGGCATTCTTCACGCCAGGGGTCTTCAGCGCGATTTCCGACATATCGCGAATCACCTTGTCGGTGCGGTCGAGCGAGGCACCGTTAGGCAGCTGTGCGAAGGCGATCAGGTATTCCTTGTCCTGTGCGGGCACAAAGCCACCCGGCACCACCTTGCCCAACAGCATCGTCACACCCAGCAGCACGGCGAAGATGGCCATCATGACGGCCTTGCGACCGATCACGCGGGTCACCCCCTGACCGTACTTCTCCGAACCGCGATGGAACACGCGGTTGAACGCACCGAAGAAGCCACCCAGATAACGGTTCATCTGACGCGTGAGCCAGTCCGGCTTGGCGTGATGGTCCTTGAGCAGCAGGGCAGCCATGGCTGGCGAGAGCGTCAGCGAGTTGAAGGCCGAGATCACCGTCGAGATGGCGATGGTCATGGCGAACTGCTTGTAGAACTGACCCGTCAGGCCCGACATGAAGGCGAGCGGCACGAACACAGCGACCAACGTCAGCGCGATGGCGATAATCGGCCCGCTCACTTCACGCATTGCCTGATACGTCGCTTCCTTCGGCGAGAGACCGGCGGCGATGTTCCGCTCGACGTTTTCCACCACCACAATCGCATCGTCCACCACGATACCGATGGCCAGCACCATCCCGAACAGCGACAGCGCGTTGATCGAGTAGCCGAAGCCGAGCAGCAGCGCGAACGTACCGACGATGGACACCGGCACGGCGAGCAGCGGGATGATCGACGCACGCCACGTTTGCAGGAACACGATCACCACCAGCACCACGAGCGCGATGGCTTCGAGCAGCGTGTGCACGACGGCTTCGATCGACGAGCGAACGAACTGCGTCGGGTCATACGCGATGCGGTATTCCACGCCCGGGGGCATATCCTTTTGCAGGTCGGCCATCGCGGCGCGGACGTCGTCCGAAATTTGCAGCGAGTTGGCGCCCGGCGACTGGTTGATACCGAGACCGATCGCCGGCTTGTTGTCGAGCAACGAGCGCAGGCTGTACGACGACGCGTCGAGCTGCACGCGGGCCACGTCGCTCAGATGCGTGACGGCACCGTCGGGCGAGGTCTTCAGAATGATGTCGCGGAACTCTTCTTCCGTGTTCAGACGACCGCGCGTATTCACGTTCAGCTGCAACGGCGTATTCGGACCGGCGGGCGTCGCGCCGATCACACCGGCGGCCACCTGCACGTTCTGTTCGCGAATGGAGCGCACCACATCCGACGCCGTCAGGCCGCGCTGTGCGACCTTGGCCGGATCGAGCCAGACACGCATCGAGTAGTCACCCGCGCCCCACATCTGCACTTCACCCACGCCCTTGATTCGCGAGAGGCGATCCTTGACGTTGATGAGCGCGTAGTTGCGCAGGTAGGTCATGTCGTAACGGTCGTTAGGCGAGATCAGGTGCACGACCATCGTGAGCGTGGGCGAAGACTTGATCGTTGTCACACCCAGGCGCTGCACATCGTCCGGCAGGCGCGGCAGCGCTTGCGAGACACGGTTCTGCACGAGCTGCTGTGCCTTGTCCGGGTCGGTGCCCAGACGGAAGGTCACCGTCGTGGTGAGGTTGCCGTCGCTATTCGCCTGCGACTGCATGTACAGCATGTTTTCCACACCGTTGATCTGCTCTTCGAGCGGGGACGCAACGGTTTCGGCGATCACCTTCGGGTTCGCGCCGGGGTATTGAGCGTGCACGACGACCGACGGCGGAACCACTTCCGGGTATTCCGAAATCGGCAGCTGGAACACGGCGATCAGGCCGGCCAGCAGCGTGAGGACCGAAAGCACGCCCGCAAAAATGGGCCGGTCGATGAAAAATTTTGAGATGTTCATGACGAAACTCTGGGGTGTCGTTCAGCGTGCGATGTTGCTGTGTGCCTGCACGCGCATTTCTCGCATCGGATGCTCGACAGCGATGATGAACTTACGAACGCGACGCGGTTTTCGCCGCGGCTTTCGTGGCGGCGACCGATTGCGTCTTGCTGTCGTTCTGCGAAGTCTTCTGCGTCGTCGGTGCGTCGTTGGCCGCTGCTGCAGGTGCCGGGGCAGGGGCCTTGGCGGCGTCTGCCGTACCGGTCGTTGCGACGGCCGTCGGTGCGATGTCGTGCGCGTCGCCCGTGTCGCCGGCCATCTTCACTACCTTCGGCGTAACGGCGTCGCCCGGGCGGATGCGTTGCAGGCCGTTGACCACGATGCGCTCGCCGTCCTTCAGACCGCCTGCGATTTCCACGAGACCGCCGTGGCGTTCACCAAGCTGCACTTCGCGGTACTGCGCCTTGTTCGCCTGATCGACCACCATCACGTATTTCTTGCTCTGGTCGGTGCCGACAGCGGCTTCGTCCACCAGCAGTGCCGGGTGCGGCTCGCCGCCACCGACGCGAATCCGTGCATACAACCCCGGCACGAGCGCGCCATCGGCGTTGTCGAAGCGTGCACGTACGCGGATCGTGCCGGACGTGGTGTCGAAGCGGTTATCCACCGAGTACACCGTGCCCTTGCGCGAGTAACCCGACTCGTTGGCGAGACCCAGATCGACCGGAACGCCGTTCGTCTTGGTGTCCTTCGAGAGATAGCGCAGGTACGTTTGCTCGTCGACGTCGAAGGCCGCGTAGATCGGCGAGACGGACACCACCGTGGTCAGTGCGGGTGATTGCGCGCCTGCCGAAACGGTGTTGCCCACGGTGATTTCCGCGCGCGACACGCGGCCGGCCACCGGCGCCACGATCTGGGTGTAGCCGAGGTTGATGCGGGCCGTTTCCAGTGCGGCTTGCGCGGCCTTCACGTTGGCGACGGCTTCACGCGCTGCGTTTTCCTTCTGGTCGAAGTCCTTCTTCGCGATGGCGTTATCCGCGATCAGGCGCTGCGCACGCGCGAGGTCGGTGCTGGTGAAGACGTCGCGCGCTTGTGCCGACGCGAGTTGTGCCGCAGCGCGGTCGACTTCGGCGGCGTACGGACGCGGGTCGATCGTGAACAGGGCGTCGCCTTTCTTCACGAGCTGGCCGTCCTTGAAGTGCACGGCGGTGATGGTGCCTGACACGAGCGGCTTGATATCGACGCGATCCACGGCGTCGAGACGGCCGGAGTAGCTCTGCCAGTCGGTGACGGTGCGCGAGAGAACGTTGGCAACGTCGACTTCGACGGTCGGCATGACTTGCGCGGCGGGCGTGCTGGCATCGACGCGCACGACAGTGAGCGTGCCGATGGCCAGGAGCGCGGCCGTGGCGGCAGCGGCGATAAGTACGGGTTTGCGAGCGAGGGTGGTCATTATTGAAATCTCCGGGATCGGATTGGACTCACTGGGTAGAGCCGGTGGCAGGCAGTGCCAGCCGACGTGTCAGGAAGGTGGCCACCTCCCGCAGCGCTGCGGGCAGGGCGGCCAGGCCGTAATGGGACGCGCTGCGATGGCGCGTAACTTCTGTCGGCACGCCGGCCGCGATGAGCTCGGCAGCGTATTTTTCAGCTTCGACGTGCAACAGGTCGTGTTCGGCGGAGGCAATCAGCGTGGGCGGCAGGCCCGCGAGACGGCGCGACTCCAGCGGTGCGGCGTACGGATGCAGACGTTGCGTTGCGTGCGGCAAATAGGCGCGGTAGCAACGGGCGCACTCGTTGGCTTCGATGTCGCTGGGTGTGCGACCGTCGGCCAGACGCGTCATGCTGGGATCGAGCAGCGGC
This window of the Pandoraea sputorum genome carries:
- a CDS encoding RcnB family protein, translating into MKMRKTLSLCLAAGLAVSSSLALAQGGPPPQGGMGGMGGMGGPPPGHQPGGPHGGPPGHGPKKGPHGGPPPQAQRGPGDDSGWQHPDWRKGDRVPQQYRDAQYRVDDYRQYHLDAPKRGHHWVGVGGDFLLVNGSGVIVQIVGGH
- a CDS encoding efflux transporter outer membrane subunit, with product MQAQWMKRSLGVSGLLATLLVVAGCSMAPTYEVPTVTDKGTPTAFKEAALPAGEAGTWKTAEPSEALARGEWWKVFGDATLDKLEADALSANQNLKAAAARVQEARGVQRQARAALFPTLDAGFGPSRQKISPASQLQPDGTNIAPYTLWRAQASVGYEVDLFGRVSDNVAAARADAEQSEALYRSVQLALQADVAQNYFNLRELDAEQALYTQTVTLREEALKLVQRRFTEGDIGELDVARAKAELATAQSDALAVARLRAASEHSLAILLGKTPAEFSFAPSPLVPVTVQVPAGLPSALLERRPDIAAAERAMAAANARIGVAKAAFFPSLSLTGSGGFEAATLGDLFNWSSRTFLLGPVVGGLLSMPIFDGGARSGNLSRARAQYEEDVANYRQQVLVAFQEVEDNLSNLRLLAQQTRAQDDAVKASGRAAQLSRTQYQEGSIAYLDVIDAERTVLQSRRSAVQLAGAQAVSTVNLIRALGGGWGDLPKTPADGAAPAVPTANAAGATVAAR
- a CDS encoding efflux RND transporter permease subunit; the encoded protein is MNISKFFIDRPIFAGVLSVLTLLAGLIAVFQLPISEYPEVVPPSVVVHAQYPGANPKVIAETVASPLEEQINGVENMLYMQSQANSDGNLTTTVTFRLGTDPDKAQQLVQNRVSQALPRLPDDVQRLGVTTIKSSPTLTMVVHLISPNDRYDMTYLRNYALINVKDRLSRIKGVGEVQMWGAGDYSMRVWLDPAKVAQRGLTASDVVRSIREQNVQVAAGVIGATPAGPNTPLQLNVNTRGRLNTEEEFRDIILKTSPDGAVTHLSDVARVQLDASSYSLRSLLDNKPAIGLGINQSPGANSLQISDDVRAAMADLQKDMPPGVEYRIAYDPTQFVRSSIEAVVHTLLEAIALVVLVVIVFLQTWRASIIPLLAVPVSIVGTFALLLGFGYSINALSLFGMVLAIGIVVDDAIVVVENVERNIAAGLSPKEATYQAMREVSGPIIAIALTLVAVFVPLAFMSGLTGQFYKQFAMTIAISTVISAFNSLTLSPAMAALLLKDHHAKPDWLTRQMNRYLGGFFGAFNRVFHRGSEKYGQGVTRVIGRKAVMMAIFAVLLGVTMLLGKVVPGGFVPAQDKEYLIAFAQLPNGASLDRTDKVIRDMSEIALKTPGVKNAVAFPGLSVNGFTNSSSAGIVFVTLKPFSERKDKSLSAGAIAAKLNGEYAKNKDSFIAVFPPPPVLGLGTLGGFKLQVEDRGALGYEALNDATQAFIKKASQTKELGPTFSSYQINVPQLNVDLDRVKAKQLGVPITDVFDTMQIYLGSLYVNDFNKFGRVYQVRVQADAPYRAHADDIGLLKTRNVNGDMVPLSSLVKVSPTYGPEMVVRYNGYTAADINGGPAPGYSSGQAQAAVERIAAETLPRGVKFEWTDLTYQQILAGDSALWVFPISVLLVFLVLAAQYESLTLPLAVIMIVPMSIMSALFGVWLTRGDNNIFTQIGLMVLVGLSAKNAILIVEFARELEMQGRTAIAAAIEASRLRLRPILMTSIAFIMGVVPLVTSTGAGSEMRHAMGVAVFFGMIGVTGFGLILTPVFYVLLRTLAGKKPLHSAHASTMPANVKSEV
- a CDS encoding efflux RND transporter periplasmic adaptor subunit, with translation MTTLARKPVLIAAAATAALLAIGTLTVVRVDASTPAAQVMPTVEVDVANVLSRTVTDWQSYSGRLDAVDRVDIKPLVSGTITAVHFKDGQLVKKGDALFTIDPRPYAAEVDRAAAQLASAQARDVFTSTDLARAQRLIADNAIAKKDFDQKENAAREAVANVKAAQAALETARINLGYTQIVAPVAGRVSRAEITVGNTVSAGAQSPALTTVVSVSPIYAAFDVDEQTYLRYLSKDTKTNGVPVDLGLANESGYSRKGTVYSVDNRFDTTSGTIRVRARFDNADGALVPGLYARIRVGGGEPHPALLVDEAAVGTDQSKKYVMVVDQANKAQYREVQLGERHGGLVEIAGGLKDGERIVVNGLQRIRPGDAVTPKVVKMAGDTGDAHDIAPTAVATTGTADAAKAPAPAPAAAANDAPTTQKTSQNDSKTQSVAATKAAAKTASRS